One window from the genome of Oceaniferula flava encodes:
- a CDS encoding diacylglycerol/polyprenol kinase family protein, producing the protein MHPLISIVITLTCLSAILAGSAWAVSREIISGELARKSVHVGMGLLCLSFPWLFDSVLAVQALAAVAVLSLLVVRISKLRQSVGSALFSVERLSVGELLFPIAVAWLFTLGWDRPVLYAISLLLLTLADTAGALAGSKYGKKFYRTIAATKSLEGSLAFFVTAFICTALPLFCFTDLTWGLIVFLSLTVALFTMAVEGASGHGLDNLLIPIGAFLLLDYYGELGGHELFLRAAALVILLALLLFTHRQHTFDGGALLTALLFGFAAFTLGGLPCLLAAFLVFVRHLVAQRCMPEHGRVIHSQVTIIAVAIPSLFWLTLARGDVIPQASGQAGFIITQALTIAMLHSVTQKHLGKPSASLFVCLLLSLVVLSSALWLAIPPLHFAVALALSPLLAWVHFQWKNEHVTTATHACKLGILASVFSPIAMLPILL; encoded by the coding sequence ATGCACCCGCTGATCTCCATCGTCATCACCCTGACCTGCCTCAGCGCCATCTTGGCGGGCTCGGCCTGGGCGGTGTCGCGGGAAATCATCTCCGGCGAGCTGGCTCGGAAGTCGGTGCATGTGGGCATGGGGCTGCTGTGTTTGAGCTTTCCTTGGTTGTTTGATTCGGTGCTGGCGGTTCAGGCACTGGCCGCGGTCGCGGTGCTTTCGCTGCTGGTGGTGAGGATTTCCAAACTTCGCCAATCCGTCGGCTCGGCTCTGTTCTCGGTGGAGCGTTTATCCGTCGGCGAGTTGCTGTTTCCCATCGCGGTGGCGTGGTTGTTCACCCTCGGGTGGGATCGACCGGTGCTGTATGCCATTTCTTTGCTGCTGCTCACTCTCGCCGACACCGCAGGGGCTCTGGCTGGCAGCAAGTATGGCAAGAAATTCTATCGAACCATCGCCGCGACCAAGAGCCTTGAGGGATCGCTGGCCTTTTTCGTCACCGCCTTCATCTGCACGGCGCTGCCGCTGTTCTGCTTCACTGATCTAACATGGGGGCTGATTGTCTTTCTATCACTCACCGTCGCGCTCTTCACCATGGCGGTGGAAGGGGCGTCGGGGCACGGACTGGATAACCTGCTCATCCCCATTGGAGCGTTTCTCTTGCTGGACTACTACGGCGAGCTGGGTGGTCACGAATTGTTCCTCCGCGCGGCGGCTCTGGTCATTTTGTTAGCCTTGTTATTGTTCACACACAGGCAGCACACCTTCGACGGCGGTGCGCTGCTGACGGCGCTGTTGTTTGGCTTTGCCGCCTTCACGCTCGGTGGCCTCCCCTGTTTACTGGCAGCCTTCCTCGTCTTTGTTAGACACCTCGTCGCCCAACGCTGCATGCCGGAGCACGGCAGGGTGATCCACTCGCAGGTCACCATCATCGCAGTGGCGATTCCTTCCTTATTCTGGCTGACCCTAGCGCGTGGTGATGTCATCCCCCAAGCGAGCGGCCAGGCCGGCTTTATCATCACCCAGGCCCTCACCATCGCGATGCTGCATAGTGTGACACAGAAACATCTGGGAAAACCATCCGCCTCACTCTTCGTCTGCCTCCTGCTCTCCCTCGTGGTGCTCAGCTCGGCACTGTGGCTCGCCATCCCACCGCTCCATTTCGCTGTCGCCCTAGCGCTCAGTCCGCTGTTGGCCTGGGTGCATTTTCAGTGGAAAAACGAACATGTCACCACCGCGACACACGCCTGCAAGCTGGGCATTCTGGCCTCGGTTTTCTCCCCCATCGCGATGCTCCCAATTTTGTTATGA
- a CDS encoding PEP/pyruvate-binding domain-containing protein: MIIPSSENNPLLGGKAQALGKLAETGLRIPAWFAVTADGEHSEEEILACAKKLDGNNFAVRSSARGEDGVEHSFAGQYDTFLNVELDDLLEKIQCVHRSHQSAHLQTYQSSKAIELAHAPTALVQAMLAPDVSGVAFTAHPVTGNRRQAMVSGLWGIGSALVSGEADADVWTVDDNNEILERTLADKTQQHIPCPDTDEGVRLVETPINQRQAPCLTDQQIIAVAAMARRCEAHFGCPQDIEWAIENGQLFLLQSRPITTLGHLPDPDAPLTVWDNSNIAESYSGITSPMTFSFAERAYEHVYREFCKLLSVPEHRIEENDHVFPKMLGHIHGHVYYNLNSWYHVLAMLPGFSVNRSFMEQMMGVKEPMPEEVVQDILQQTQTTKVKDSIALVKTVGGLIKNHRSLQRQMDAFYRRLNTALQLTGTPLTEMSGEALTSHYRDLEAQLLKRWDAPLINDFFAMIYYGVLKSLCEKWLGDASLQNTLLVDTGDIISAEPPRRIKAMAELAATDPSLTVLLADASAPVEDKLHAISQHTELHDAYQNYLEDFGDRCLEELKLESPTVGDNPQSLLSGIGVMAARPDKAPLPVQETPDPTISLSPTKRRIFNWVLKHAKDRVRDRENLRFERTRLFGRVRQIIVELGKRLHHDQRLAAPEDVFFLTISEVMSAYDETPTVNLTDLAEKRKTEQASFTTPPPDRFETRGDISLYPSFTETSTQEAHDGEQLSGTGACPGIVRGPVRVVTDPRDAVLKEGEILVAQQTDPGWVVLFPAASGLLVERGSLLSHSAIVARELQLPCIVSIRSVTTLLKTGDMVEMNGATGEVKLLNE; the protein is encoded by the coding sequence ATGATCATTCCATCGTCAGAAAACAACCCTCTGTTAGGAGGCAAAGCGCAAGCGCTGGGCAAGCTCGCCGAGACCGGACTGCGCATCCCCGCCTGGTTCGCCGTGACCGCCGACGGCGAACACTCGGAGGAGGAAATTCTCGCGTGCGCCAAGAAGCTCGACGGCAACAACTTCGCCGTGCGCTCGTCCGCCCGTGGCGAGGACGGCGTGGAGCACTCCTTCGCCGGGCAGTATGATACCTTTCTCAATGTCGAGCTGGATGACCTGCTTGAGAAAATCCAATGCGTGCACCGCAGCCATCAGAGCGCTCACTTGCAGACGTATCAATCGAGCAAAGCCATCGAGCTAGCCCACGCCCCCACCGCGCTGGTGCAGGCGATGTTGGCACCCGATGTCAGCGGCGTGGCATTCACCGCCCACCCCGTGACCGGAAACCGTCGGCAAGCCATGGTCTCCGGCCTCTGGGGCATCGGCAGCGCCCTGGTCTCCGGTGAGGCCGATGCCGATGTCTGGACAGTGGACGACAACAATGAAATCCTCGAGCGCACACTCGCCGATAAAACGCAGCAACACATCCCCTGCCCTGATACCGATGAAGGCGTCCGACTGGTCGAGACACCAATCAATCAACGCCAAGCCCCTTGCCTAACAGACCAACAAATCATCGCAGTCGCCGCCATGGCGCGTCGCTGCGAAGCCCACTTCGGCTGCCCTCAGGATATCGAGTGGGCGATCGAAAACGGTCAGCTATTTCTCCTGCAAAGCCGCCCGATCACCACCCTCGGCCACCTGCCCGACCCTGACGCCCCACTCACCGTTTGGGACAATAGCAACATCGCGGAAAGCTACTCCGGTATCACCTCGCCGATGACCTTCTCCTTCGCAGAGCGAGCCTACGAGCATGTTTACCGCGAGTTCTGCAAACTGCTCTCGGTGCCAGAACACCGCATTGAGGAAAACGATCACGTCTTCCCAAAGATGTTAGGTCACATTCACGGCCACGTTTACTACAATCTGAACAGCTGGTATCACGTGCTCGCCATGCTGCCAGGCTTCTCGGTCAACCGCTCGTTCATGGAGCAAATGATGGGGGTGAAGGAACCCATGCCAGAGGAAGTGGTGCAGGATATTCTCCAGCAAACCCAGACGACCAAGGTCAAGGACAGCATCGCTCTGGTGAAAACCGTTGGCGGCCTGATCAAAAACCATCGCAGCCTACAGCGGCAGATGGACGCCTTCTACCGGAGGCTCAACACCGCCCTCCAATTAACCGGAACGCCCCTAACCGAAATGAGCGGCGAGGCACTCACCAGCCACTACCGCGACCTCGAAGCCCAGCTTCTCAAGCGCTGGGACGCACCGCTGATCAACGACTTCTTTGCCATGATCTACTACGGTGTGCTGAAGTCCCTGTGTGAAAAATGGTTGGGCGATGCGTCTTTGCAAAACACCCTCCTGGTGGACACCGGCGACATCATCAGCGCCGAGCCACCGCGCCGGATCAAAGCCATGGCCGAGCTGGCCGCCACCGACCCCTCCCTCACTGTGCTGTTAGCTGACGCAAGTGCTCCTGTGGAAGACAAGCTCCACGCTATTTCCCAGCACACCGAGTTGCACGATGCCTATCAGAACTACCTCGAGGACTTTGGCGATCGCTGTCTGGAAGAGCTGAAACTGGAATCGCCCACCGTCGGCGACAACCCACAGTCGCTACTCTCAGGCATCGGCGTGATGGCGGCCCGACCCGACAAGGCGCCGCTGCCAGTGCAGGAAACACCCGACCCCACCATCTCACTCAGTCCGACCAAACGCCGGATTTTCAACTGGGTACTGAAACACGCCAAAGACCGGGTGCGCGACCGAGAGAACCTGCGCTTCGAGCGCACCCGCCTGTTCGGTCGCGTCCGCCAGATCATCGTGGAACTTGGCAAACGCCTGCACCACGACCAACGACTCGCAGCACCTGAAGATGTCTTTTTCCTGACCATCAGCGAAGTCATGAGTGCCTATGATGAGACACCGACAGTCAACCTAACGGATCTTGCCGAAAAACGAAAAACCGAACAAGCCAGCTTCACCACCCCACCGCCAGACCGCTTTGAAACCCGCGGCGACATCAGCCTCTACCCATCCTTCACCGAGACCAGCACCCAAGAAGCACACGATGGCGAACAGCTCAGCGGCACGGGCGCCTGTCCGGGCATCGTCCGAGGCCCAGTGCGCGTGGTCACCGATCCCCGCGACGCGGTGCTGAAAGAAGGCGAAATTCTCGTCGCCCAACAAACCGACCCAGGCTGGGTGGTCCTCTTCCCCGCCGCATCCGGCTTGTTAGTCGAGCGCGGCTCGCTACTCTCGCACTCTGCCATCGTCGCCCGCGAACTTCAGCTGCCCTGCATCGTCTCCATCCGCAGCGTCACCACCCTGCTGAAAACCGGCGACATGGTGGAAATGAACGGCGCCACCGGCGAAGTCAAATTACTCAATGAATAG
- a CDS encoding sulfatase family protein, translating to MSCWLVLMFSAASLAAETKPPNIVFCIADDWGWPHASVYGDKVVKTPTFNRIAEQGVLFEHAFVASPSCTPSRNAALTGQYHWRLGPGANLWSQFPEGIDTYPRMLEQAGYYVGSYRKAFGPGRDLPSPVAGDKVRSVDEFFKKRPAGQAFCFWFGSSDPHRSYKKGSGVASGMKLEEVQVPPYYPDTETVRSDICDYYFEVQRFDREVGELLEKLEAMGELSNTLVVMTGDHGWPFPRGKSNLYDAGTRVPLAMMWGDQLKHGRTIKDFVSFVDLAPTFLDLAGLKRPDSMSGHSLLPLLKSEQQGWLDSSRGSVIFGKERHTPCQETGQLAAACRAIRTVDFLYIHNFFPDRWPAGAPKAEHRSNWGDCDDGPTKNEILKHRNDPQGKQFYQLSFGKRPQDELYQLSTDPHQMHNLAENPEYAETLVRLKTQLMQELTASGDLRMQGKGHIYESYGYKQYGNR from the coding sequence ATGTCTTGTTGGCTCGTTCTGATGTTCTCTGCCGCCAGTCTTGCTGCGGAGACTAAGCCACCGAATATCGTATTCTGCATCGCTGACGACTGGGGCTGGCCTCACGCCTCGGTCTACGGCGACAAGGTGGTCAAGACACCCACGTTCAACCGCATCGCGGAGCAGGGCGTGCTGTTCGAGCACGCCTTTGTGGCCTCACCCTCCTGCACGCCGTCGAGAAATGCGGCACTCACCGGGCAATACCACTGGCGACTCGGCCCGGGGGCGAACTTGTGGAGCCAGTTTCCCGAGGGGATCGACACCTATCCACGGATGTTGGAGCAAGCAGGCTACTACGTGGGATCGTATCGCAAAGCATTCGGCCCGGGTCGCGACCTGCCATCGCCAGTGGCTGGCGACAAGGTGAGGAGCGTGGATGAATTTTTCAAAAAGCGGCCAGCCGGCCAAGCGTTCTGTTTTTGGTTTGGCAGCTCCGATCCTCACCGCAGCTACAAAAAAGGTTCGGGTGTGGCCAGCGGCATGAAGCTGGAGGAGGTGCAAGTGCCACCGTATTATCCTGATACCGAAACAGTCCGCAGTGACATCTGCGACTACTATTTCGAAGTGCAGCGATTCGATCGCGAAGTTGGTGAATTGTTAGAAAAGCTCGAAGCAATGGGTGAGCTGAGCAATACCCTGGTGGTGATGACTGGCGATCACGGTTGGCCATTTCCTCGTGGAAAAAGCAACCTCTACGATGCCGGCACCCGTGTGCCACTGGCGATGATGTGGGGCGATCAATTGAAGCACGGTCGGACCATCAAGGACTTCGTCAGCTTCGTCGATCTCGCGCCAACTTTCCTGGACCTTGCTGGGCTGAAACGACCGGACAGCATGAGCGGGCACAGCCTGCTGCCGCTTCTCAAGTCCGAGCAACAAGGCTGGTTAGATAGCTCCCGTGGCTCGGTGATCTTCGGGAAAGAAAGACACACGCCCTGTCAGGAGACGGGTCAACTCGCGGCAGCCTGCCGGGCGATCCGCACCGTGGACTTCCTCTACATCCATAATTTTTTCCCAGACCGCTGGCCAGCCGGAGCGCCGAAAGCCGAACATCGATCGAACTGGGGCGACTGTGATGACGGTCCGACCAAGAATGAGATTTTGAAACATCGAAACGATCCCCAAGGGAAACAGTTCTATCAGCTCAGCTTCGGCAAGCGCCCGCAGGACGAGCTCTATCAGCTTAGCACTGATCCGCATCAGATGCACAACCTCGCCGAGAACCCTGAATATGCTGAGACACTCGTGCGATTGAAAACGCAGCTGATGCAAGAGCTCACCGCATCAGGCGACCTCCGCATGCAAGGCAAGGGCCACATTTACGAATCCTACGGCTACAAGCAATACGGCAACAGGTGA
- a CDS encoding GNAT family N-acetyltransferase, whose protein sequence is MKLITPTDHQLNDHHRDLFQQGAGVIATDGDLSAGLWFDHTPEYQGRKIGTIGGCEINEAAAGFLSDCADYLHREHQCQTVVGPMNGNTWQQHRLVLDSNGRDPFFMEPIEPAHFLETFRAAGFEELSSYSSSSVDLTATARDFASLEKRLQAASVTIRPIDPAKFESDLGAIFDLSLISFANNFLYTPLKKSSFVGKYMSAQDHIDPDLVLLVERDDDLVGFVFCMPDLFAVKQGKPPAIIVKTLAVLPERNLSGLGSLLVFKAQAIAKSKGYTEAIHALQYQSNSSRRISDRFDAKIFRQYALMAKTFTQIS, encoded by the coding sequence ATGAAACTCATCACGCCCACTGACCATCAGCTCAACGACCACCACCGCGACCTCTTCCAGCAAGGCGCGGGGGTCATTGCCACGGACGGCGACCTCAGCGCCGGACTGTGGTTCGATCATACCCCGGAATACCAGGGGAGAAAAATCGGCACGATCGGTGGCTGCGAGATCAACGAGGCGGCGGCTGGTTTCCTGAGCGACTGCGCCGACTACTTACATCGCGAACATCAGTGCCAGACGGTGGTCGGTCCGATGAATGGCAATACCTGGCAGCAGCATCGGCTGGTGCTCGATAGTAACGGTCGCGATCCCTTTTTCATGGAACCGATCGAGCCTGCTCACTTTCTGGAAACCTTCCGCGCCGCCGGCTTTGAGGAGCTTTCCAGCTATTCCTCGTCCTCGGTCGACCTCACTGCCACAGCACGCGACTTTGCCTCGTTGGAAAAGCGGCTGCAAGCTGCCTCCGTGACGATTCGTCCGATCGATCCGGCGAAATTCGAGAGCGATCTCGGTGCGATCTTTGACCTCAGCCTGATCAGCTTTGCTAACAACTTTCTTTACACTCCTCTGAAGAAATCCAGCTTCGTGGGCAAATACATGTCGGCGCAGGATCACATCGATCCGGATCTGGTGCTCCTCGTCGAGCGCGATGATGACTTGGTCGGTTTTGTATTCTGCATGCCGGATCTGTTCGCGGTTAAACAAGGAAAGCCGCCGGCGATCATCGTGAAAACTCTGGCGGTGCTGCCGGAGAGAAACCTTTCGGGGCTGGGAAGCTTGTTAGTTTTTAAAGCTCAGGCCATCGCGAAAAGCAAAGGCTACACCGAAGCCATCCATGCGCTGCAATACCAGAGCAACAGCTCGCGGCGTATCAGCGATCGCTTCGATGCCAAGATCTTCAGACAATACGCCCTGATGGCAAAAACCTTCACGCAGATATCATGA
- a CDS encoding AMP-binding protein → MNLVNHLAERAQRHPDRLALIDADRSMSYADLYRHVCGASQQLRGDGLGEGDTVLILQPVGIPLYISLLGAFHAGLTVMFIDPSAGKAIMRNSLSLHQPSAFIGVGKAHLLRLTTPELRRISHPYHSSGWVPFSRKWSPQAVDVFDPVESAADAPALITFTSGSTGMPKAACRSHGFLLAQHQALAESLHYQEGQVDLVTLPVFTLANLASGLTSVLADTDLRFPALANSTAVAAQCKRHQVTRCAASPAFFAKLFRDQQLPEFTSIYTGGAPVFPDLLDRIQAARPEMDVVTVFGSTEAEPIAHIAWKEVSESDHQKMLAGQGLLVGKPVQATQLRIVTDQSGQSNTVDFDAQELPVGAIGEILVTGDHVLKGYLHGKGNEESKVSIDGEIWHRTGDAAWQDETGRVWLVGRCGAAIARDGQPPLYPFGIECAAMSHPSVQRCALLKHRDQITLFYEGQLSEDDRSELFDTLSLLGVEAIENMDHIPVDKRHNAKIDYPALRATIKDR, encoded by the coding sequence ATGAACCTTGTGAACCATCTCGCCGAGCGGGCGCAGCGACATCCCGACCGACTGGCACTGATCGATGCCGATCGGTCGATGAGCTACGCCGACCTTTACCGTCACGTCTGCGGAGCGTCGCAGCAGCTGCGGGGTGATGGTCTGGGCGAGGGCGATACCGTGCTCATCCTGCAGCCCGTCGGCATCCCACTTTACATCAGCCTGCTCGGAGCCTTCCACGCCGGGCTGACGGTGATGTTTATCGATCCTTCGGCGGGGAAAGCCATTATGCGTAATAGTCTCTCGCTACATCAGCCGTCTGCCTTCATCGGGGTGGGAAAAGCACACCTGCTGCGACTGACGACACCTGAACTCCGGCGTATTTCCCACCCGTATCATAGCAGTGGATGGGTGCCGTTCAGCCGCAAGTGGTCGCCACAGGCTGTTGATGTCTTTGACCCAGTCGAGAGCGCTGCCGACGCACCGGCCTTGATTACCTTCACCAGCGGTAGCACGGGCATGCCGAAGGCGGCGTGTCGGAGTCATGGGTTCTTGTTAGCCCAGCATCAGGCGCTGGCGGAGTCGTTGCACTATCAAGAAGGGCAAGTGGATCTGGTCACCCTGCCGGTGTTCACCCTGGCGAACCTTGCCTCGGGTTTGACCTCGGTGCTGGCGGACACCGATTTGCGCTTTCCGGCGCTCGCCAATTCGACAGCCGTTGCCGCCCAGTGCAAACGTCACCAGGTGACTCGCTGCGCGGCCTCGCCGGCATTTTTTGCCAAGCTATTTCGCGACCAGCAGCTCCCGGAATTCACCTCGATTTACACCGGAGGCGCTCCCGTGTTTCCCGACTTACTCGATCGAATTCAAGCCGCCCGACCCGAGATGGATGTCGTCACGGTATTTGGATCGACCGAAGCGGAACCGATCGCCCACATCGCGTGGAAAGAGGTTTCGGAAAGCGATCACCAGAAGATGTTAGCCGGACAAGGTTTGTTAGTGGGAAAACCGGTTCAAGCGACCCAACTGCGAATCGTCACCGACCAATCGGGGCAAAGCAACACAGTGGATTTCGATGCTCAGGAACTGCCCGTGGGCGCGATCGGCGAGATCCTTGTCACGGGTGATCATGTGCTGAAGGGTTACCTCCATGGCAAGGGAAACGAAGAGAGCAAGGTGTCCATTGACGGTGAAATTTGGCACCGCACTGGCGACGCCGCCTGGCAAGATGAGACCGGTAGAGTCTGGCTAGTAGGACGCTGTGGCGCAGCCATTGCCAGGGATGGCCAACCGCCGCTCTACCCCTTTGGCATCGAGTGCGCAGCGATGAGTCACCCTTCGGTGCAGCGCTGTGCTTTGTTAAAACATCGCGACCAGATCACCCTGTTTTACGAGGGTCAGCTTAGCGAGGATGACAGGTCTGAGCTATTCGACACACTGAGTCTGCTCGGCGTGGAAGCGATCGAAAACATGGATCACATCCCCGTGGATAAGCGACACAATGCCAAGATCGATTACCCGGCACTCAGAGCCACGATCAAAGATCGATGA
- a CDS encoding Fic family protein produces MTWIHELDDWPEFTWDMALLAPKLSEIRHQQGLLLGRMAGVGFDLRSEASLAVLTKDVVKSSAIEGEKLDELEVRSSIVRKLGLDVGGLVPAGRDVDGVVEMMVDATRNYSAELTVERLFAWHASLFPTGYSGMHKITVGKWRLESAGAMQVVSGPIGRELVHFEAPAAQRLAGEMREFLHWFASSDDIDSLIKSGLAHLWFVTIHPFADGNGRIARAIADMALARSDGIPDRFYSMSSQIELERKEYYHHLEMQQKGGVDATEWLDWFLACLGRAIMNAGASLEFVLYKSKLWEKVNTAAVNDRQRLVLNRMLDDFKGFMSTSKYVKLAKTSPDSALRDIKDLVARGVFVQNAGGGRSTSYRLVTAEEL; encoded by the coding sequence ATGACTTGGATACACGAACTGGATGATTGGCCTGAGTTTACTTGGGACATGGCGTTATTGGCGCCCAAATTGTCAGAAATTCGGCACCAGCAAGGTTTGTTGTTGGGCCGGATGGCAGGTGTGGGTTTCGATTTACGCAGTGAAGCAAGCCTTGCCGTGCTCACCAAGGATGTTGTTAAATCCTCGGCAATTGAGGGTGAGAAATTGGACGAGTTAGAGGTTCGGTCTTCCATTGTTAGAAAACTTGGATTGGATGTTGGTGGACTAGTCCCGGCGGGTCGTGATGTCGATGGGGTGGTGGAGATGATGGTGGATGCTACCAGAAATTACTCTGCGGAGTTGACCGTAGAACGTCTCTTTGCATGGCATGCCTCGCTTTTCCCAACAGGTTACAGCGGCATGCACAAAATCACGGTAGGGAAGTGGAGATTGGAGTCGGCTGGAGCGATGCAGGTGGTATCGGGGCCGATTGGAAGAGAGCTTGTGCATTTCGAGGCTCCTGCCGCTCAGCGATTGGCCGGTGAGATGCGTGAATTTTTGCATTGGTTTGCATCGAGTGATGACATTGATTCGTTGATTAAATCGGGTCTGGCCCATCTTTGGTTTGTCACGATTCATCCTTTTGCCGATGGCAATGGAAGAATTGCCAGAGCCATCGCAGACATGGCGCTGGCACGATCTGATGGCATACCTGATCGGTTTTACAGTATGTCGTCTCAGATAGAACTTGAGAGAAAGGAATATTATCATCATCTCGAAATGCAGCAAAAGGGTGGGGTTGATGCGACGGAGTGGCTGGATTGGTTTCTGGCCTGTTTGGGGCGTGCAATCATGAATGCAGGTGCTTCGCTTGAGTTTGTTCTCTATAAATCCAAGCTGTGGGAGAAGGTGAACACCGCAGCGGTGAATGACCGGCAGAGGTTGGTATTGAATCGGATGTTAGATGATTTTAAAGGATTCATGAGCACCTCGAAATACGTCAAGCTGGCGAAAACATCGCCTGATTCGGCATTGAGGGACATCAAGGATTTGGTAGCACGTGGGGTGTTTGTTCAAAATGCTGGCGGGGGTAGGAGCACTAGCTATCGACTCGTGACCGCTGAGGAGTTGTGA
- the radC gene encoding RadC family protein produces the protein MAKIPDLPENERPRERLARLGAASISDAELLAIFLRVGVKGTSAIELGRQLLKKHGSLTDLGGLSVKELSKEHGLGPAKAAQLLAAFELGARSANEKMRRAPMNSADAIYEAVAPRLAHERKEHVLIVLLDTKLRGVRTIELSKGNTDTALCEPRDIMHHVLLNQSPAFVLVHNHPSGDPSPSRADIALTRRVTEAAQLMRIRFVDHLIVGRPSDDRAVGYHSFATEGMM, from the coding sequence ATGGCCAAAATCCCCGACCTGCCAGAAAATGAACGCCCGCGTGAACGCTTGGCGAGGCTGGGGGCGGCTTCGATCAGTGATGCCGAGCTGCTGGCGATCTTTCTCCGAGTCGGAGTCAAGGGCACCAGCGCGATCGAGCTGGGACGGCAGCTGCTGAAGAAACACGGCAGCCTGACCGATCTCGGCGGCCTGAGTGTCAAGGAGCTGTCGAAAGAACACGGACTGGGGCCTGCCAAGGCGGCGCAACTGCTGGCCGCTTTTGAACTCGGTGCCCGCTCGGCCAATGAAAAGATGCGCCGCGCACCGATGAACAGCGCGGATGCTATCTACGAGGCGGTAGCTCCCCGATTGGCGCACGAGCGGAAAGAGCATGTTTTGATTGTGTTGTTAGACACCAAGCTGCGCGGCGTGCGCACCATTGAACTGAGCAAGGGCAACACCGATACAGCACTCTGTGAGCCGCGTGATATCATGCACCATGTGCTGCTCAATCAGTCGCCCGCCTTTGTGCTGGTGCACAATCACCCGTCGGGCGACCCCTCACCGAGTCGGGCCGACATCGCGCTGACGCGTCGGGTTACCGAAGCTGCGCAGTTGATGCGGATCCGCTTTGTCGATCACCTGATTGTTGGTCGGCCGAGTGACGATCGGGCGGTCGGTTATCATTCCTTTGCCACCGAGGGCATGATGTAG
- a CDS encoding DUF3419 family protein, with amino-acid sequence MQSEIQQHADFSKVRYANCWEDADILIEALAPQGRHCVSIGSAGDNSFSLLAAGAESVTIAEMNPAQIACIKLRIAAYQSLNHREFLTLLGELEGDRIALYQKCLPLLDDATRDYWGHFQEHIVEGFGRVGKFESYFTLFRDKLLPLVHSKTTIAALLQSRSRDERETFYQSTWNTWRWRLLFKFFFSRFVMGRLGRDPAFFKYVEGSVADRILSRTKHALVKLDPSKNPYLHWILTGRYGSTLPHALREENFQTIRDRIHRIHIAPRPLESLLDDAQQPFDAYNLSDIFEYMSEENTAEVLQTIHRHSSKGARLAYWNMLAPRSRPASMSADLNPLDDLAAQLFIQDKAFFYSAFVVEETT; translated from the coding sequence ATGCAGTCCGAAATCCAACAACATGCCGACTTCAGCAAGGTGCGTTATGCCAATTGCTGGGAAGATGCTGACATCTTGATCGAGGCGCTTGCTCCCCAGGGCCGGCACTGCGTGAGCATTGGATCGGCGGGAGACAATTCCTTTTCCCTGCTCGCCGCGGGGGCTGAAAGTGTGACCATTGCCGAGATGAACCCGGCGCAGATCGCTTGCATCAAGTTGCGCATCGCAGCTTATCAATCGCTGAACCACCGAGAGTTTCTGACACTGCTCGGTGAGCTCGAGGGCGACCGCATTGCGCTCTATCAAAAATGTCTGCCGTTGCTGGATGATGCCACCCGCGACTACTGGGGGCACTTTCAAGAGCACATCGTGGAGGGCTTTGGGCGGGTGGGAAAATTCGAAAGTTACTTCACCTTGTTCCGCGACAAGCTGCTGCCGCTGGTGCATTCGAAAACGACCATCGCCGCCCTGCTGCAAAGCCGCTCCCGTGATGAACGCGAGACCTTCTATCAATCGACCTGGAACACCTGGCGCTGGCGACTGCTTTTCAAGTTCTTCTTTTCCCGCTTTGTGATGGGCCGACTCGGGCGCGACCCTGCCTTTTTCAAATACGTCGAGGGCTCGGTGGCGGATCGGATTTTATCGCGAACAAAACACGCCTTGGTGAAACTGGATCCCTCGAAAAACCCCTATCTTCACTGGATCCTAACAGGCCGCTATGGTAGCACCCTGCCGCACGCCTTGCGGGAGGAAAATTTCCAGACCATCAGAGATCGGATTCACCGCATCCACATCGCCCCCCGCCCGCTCGAGTCCCTGCTCGACGATGCCCAGCAGCCATTCGATGCCTATAACCTCAGTGACATCTTCGAATACATGTCGGAGGAGAACACCGCTGAGGTATTGCAAACCATCCACCGCCACAGCTCCAAGGGCGCGCGACTGGCCTACTGGAACATGCTCGCGCCACGGTCACGACCGGCATCGATGTCAGCCGATCTCAACCCCTTAGACGACCTCGCGGCTCAACTTTTCATCCAGGACAAAGCCTTTTTCTACTCCGCCTTTGTGGTGGAAGAAACCACCTAA